Sequence from the Bacillus sp. es.036 genome:
ACGAGGATTGATATACTGATTGTAAATTGTGTGATTCTGATCAATTAAAATGGGTCACAATAGCTTATTTAAAGGAGTGAACTCCATTTGTTGAAACAACCATTAAAACTATTCAGAGGGGTCGGCTATGCGGAAGGAATTTCGTTTCTATTGCTACTAGGAATTGCGATGCCTCTTAAATACTTGATGGACATTCCGATGGCCGTCACGATTGTTGGAGCCTTACACGGCGGATTATTCGTTCTCTATCTTGCCGTCATCCTTTACGTCACCATTGTTAAACGCTGGTCTTTTATTAAG
This genomic interval carries:
- a CDS encoding DUF3817 domain-containing protein; translation: MLKQPLKLFRGVGYAEGISFLLLLGIAMPLKYLMDIPMAVTIVGALHGGLFVLYLAVILYVTIVKRWSFIKATLAVVSSVIPFGPFIFDARIVKDSEA